From Quercus robur chromosome 8, dhQueRobu3.1, whole genome shotgun sequence:
CATTTGAAGATTTGGAACTATACATAGAGAGATTcaaatttcattagtttttgTTCTACTGGCAATCCTCAGAATTGAAATATCTTACTATATTTTCCAATtgaaatgaaatattattaCTGAAATTTCATTGTACATCTACATACAGCTTTAGCAGATAGCATTTTAAAGATCCAATTAAACAAACCTAGCATCAAAGAAATTCATCATCTGAAGAGGATGGCATCCTCTAGTTTGATATaagttctctttcttttaattttggggAGGGAAGGGGGAGGCAGGTCAAACGACATGGAGACTGGGGAAGGGGGTAGGTGCCAATCAGGGTAGAAGCCAGTTGCCTTGCTCTAAGTTGTATATAGCATTCAGCACCTACATATTGCACTGCTTTTTACACAAAGTTTACTTAACTCTCGATCCCCTACAAGAACCCTAGACAACCCCAACCTGGACTATTTTGGGTTAGTAATTCATCCATAATTCAACTTTAGTACACCCTTCATTTTAAATCCTACAATTTCTATTTGAGAAATATGTAAAGTATGCGTGTGTTTGGCTAGCTATCATCTTGGGGGTGGACTCATATTTCCAAGCAAAAAAGCCTAATTAAGTGAGAAAAGTACTTTAAAATGTTAGCTAATCCATCTACTAGATTTCTCGTTATTTGggtaacaagaaataaaaaaccttCAACTAAACTGTGGCAACTACATATACATCAGtttaataacttaaattttataaatacttcttccttcttcttcttcttttttgttttaaactaGTTAATCGCTCCCCTAGTTTGAGCCGCACCAGAACTACAGAAAATGAAATCCAATTCAAAACTTCTTTCATTTGACTGTAGTGTTccactttttttctatttcacaaaaatttttGAGCAAACAGAGGTGAGGATCATTTTTCTCCTCAATTGAACTTCAggaaataaaacataaaaaataaaaagctaaatCAAGCTCAACTTAAATGATCCCAATTGTGAGAATTCAATTAGTAACTGAAAGAATTTGGATctaaggcatcatcatcaccaatAAGAGTTAAAACAGAGTTCCATCAAATCAGAAATATATCTTAAATTAACacataaagaaacaaaaataagtattttttgttCATACACAGATCTTAGCAATACATGCACATGTGATGtgtaataaattgataatttctAAATGTGCACAAGTAAGTATCATCATCAACGAACTACTTGTACAGTTGCAATTTTACATAAGCTAAACTATGTTAAGGTttctgtgtttgtttgtttttttcaatGGAATGAAAAGGAAATATATATCGGAATTGATAAACGGAAAATAAAAGCAGTGATGCCCagtcccttttttttgggggggtttcCCAATTCCAAAAGAGAAAGTAATTGAGTTTGATCAAAGCATAGAAGCGCATTTTAGAGAGAGACCTGTGCAGTGAATGGGTTGAGGGTGTGAGCGGAGCGGAGCGGAGAGTCCGAGTCGCCACCGGTTGAGATTTGAGTTGGCTGATGATTTTGATCTCAACTTCTTCACGCACTCGCACTGCAAGACTCGTTTCTTGCTGTCTTTTTGGTTGGGCCTATTTGTGAACCTTCCTCTTCAGTTTATTAAcctgccttttctttttcttttcttttttgggtaaaatgtGTAACTATCCTGAGTTTGGGCGAGGGATAAGAGACGAGAGTGAGTCGGAGAATGAGTAACGTCCGTTAAAGGACTACGTTAgttagtttaaaaaaaagttttaaatctCATTGATATTAGCCCAAATTTTAAAAGTAGTTTACgtattttacccttttgtttttgcaatatattttaaccccatcaaaaaaaagaagaagaagaaaattactGAAATTTGTTTAGAAAAATTAGTTTCATTTATTCGTAATTAACTTATTAtacaataagaagaaaaaaaaaaaaagataagataaGCATTGTTTGAGTCACTAAAActtcctttcttttatttaagaaaagaaaaaagaaaagggctGAGTAAATTTTATGCCTTTAGTTTGGGATGGGAACTTATGGTAACGTTATGGTAGAAAGGgatgagattttttttcaaaataatatttattctcaaacaatttcgttagttagcaacgttttcaaactatttaggaaactaacatctcgagtctgAAAGACTCGAATTCACTGTAGCAACTCAAGTCTATTAAACTCAATTTCtatgtggaactcgagttccaattCCTGTGGCTCTTTTCTCTTCCAGTTCTTTCtgttcttccttcttttttctttcttaagacccaaatcaaaattttagaaaataccCAAGACTCAAAGGCTCTGATTTCTGCAAATTTGGTttggagagagagtgagaatatgattttctttcttaaaacccaaatcaaaattcaGAAAATACCCAAAACCCAAAGGCTAGGGTTTCTGCAAATttggtttagagagagagaatctaaACCATTGTTGGTGTGTTACTGCGTTTTCTGGGTTGCATTGCTGTGTTTTTGTTGTGGGCATTGCTACGTTTTATAGGTTGAGTTGTTGCGTTCTTATTGTAGATCTACTTTagagaactcgagtcttaaggACTCATGTTCCTTGGAACTCGACTCTATCATATTCAATTTGCTTTAGTGAACTCGACTCTTTCAAACTCGAGTTGTTAGTTTTCCAATAGTTTGGAAACATTTTTAACTAACgaaatagtttggaaacattTCTAACTAAcgaaataatttgaaaataggtgttattttgaagaaaaaaaaatccgaaaGGAATGAGTAAATTAATTAAACTAAACGTCAGCTTGGAGTCCTTTCTTTGTAAATACGAAAGTGGGCTAACATAATGGAATCAACAAAGAAGGAGGGTGATGGgaatgaataaacaaataatatttaattgaattAGAGATGTAGTATTGAAGTTGAATTGATGTAGGTGCATGCAAAAAACAAATGActaaattagaaaaagaaaaaaaatattttgggttaatttaacatttttttttagagagttttaacctatgatgTTCATTCTtcatgataactctttattatcagaccaagacaccaattagtttttgttgtAGGCAAAGATTGACTATGAAAAGTACTTGGGGTTGCCCTCCTTTGTGGGGAAAAACAAGAAAGCTTGTTTCACTTTAATCAAGGAACGAATTTGGGCACGAATGAAAGGATGGAAGGAGAAGTTGCTCTCCCAAGCCGGCAAGGAGATCATGATCAAGGCTATTATACAATCAATACCTACCTATTCCATGAGTGTGTTCAAACTGCCTACAAGCTTATGCAAGGATATTGAAGCTATGATtaggaagttttggtgggggcaagaagagaagaagaaaacccATTGGGTGAAATGGAGCTCCTTGTATTCTTTGAAGTCTGTGGGTGGCATGGGGTTTAGGGACTTTTAGCATTTCAACAACGCTTTATTAGCTAAGCAAGTGCGGCGGCTTTTTCACCAAAAGGATACCCTTCTCTATAGGGTGTTCAAAACGAAGTTCTTCCCAAATGGGAGCATTTTTTATGCTGCTGTACTTGCAAAATGCTCCTATGCTTGGCAAAGCATATTGCAGGCTAGGGAGGTTGTACAGAAGGGTGCTATTTGGCATGTTGGTGATGGAAAATCAATAAAGGTTTGGGAGAATCGATGGTTACCTGATCTTGCAAACAGTAAAATCTTGTCGCCAAGTTTGAATTCTGCTATCTCATGGGTTAGTGATCTCCTAATGCCCAATGCCCAATCTTGGAATGTGGATTTGATTGATCAGACTTTCATGCAATGGGAGGCTGAAGAGATTAAATGGATCCATGTCAGTGGAATTGGTCAGGATGATGCCTATGTTTGGCCGTTCACTTTAGATGGGGAATATTCTGTCTGTAGTGTATATCACTTGCTTGCCTCGGGTTCACTAATGGCTGATCAAGCTTCAACTTCGTCAGAGGATCAAAAGGTTTGGAAGAGCATTTGGCATATCCGAGCTCCTAATAAAATTAGCCATTTTATATGGAGAGCTGTCAAGGACTCTTTGCCAACCAAGGAGAATCTGCATAAGAGACACATTCCATTAGATGTAACATGCTCCCTTTGTGATGAACATCAAGAAACAATTATGCATGCTCTCTAGTTATGTGATTAGACCAAGGTAGTTTGGAAATTTGAAGTCAATTTTGCTGTGATGTATAAAACCAAATTTCGGACTTTCATGGATCTGTAGGCAAAGGATCAGTCTTCCACGTGGCCTGGTTCTTTACAATTGCTTAGAGCTTGTGGCAAAGACGCAATAGGCTTTGAGAAAAGCAGCCTTCTTGGCCCCTTCATGAAGTCAGTAGGCAAGCTAAGGACAtggtgacaaaatattttgagatcCATAAGCAGCCACCTAAACTTCAGAGGAGAGCAGCTCCGATTCATTGGCTACCTCCACTAGAAGGCATGTATAAAGCCAACTTTGATGCAACCTATTTTGGTAACTTAGGAATGGCAGGTATTAGAGTTGTTGTTCGTGATAGTGAGGGAGAAATAATTGCTGCCCTCAGTTAGAAGATACGTGAGCCTCATTCGGTGGATGTTGCTAAAGCTTTAGCTTGTAATAGATTAGTTGCTTTTACAAAAGAGTTGTGTCTGTTTTCTGTGATTGTTGAAGGAGACAGCAAGCGGGTTGTTCAAGCAGTCACCGACAAGGGGGAGAACCTGATAGTTTTCGGTCATGTGATTAAGGAGATTCAAGGCTTATGTTCTAGTTTTACAAGGATTAGTTTTCAATGTGTTAGGAATGAGGGAAATAAGTTAGCTCATATCCTTGCACGTAAAGCAGTTGTATTTGCTGACACTGATGTTTGGGTGGAAGAACTACCCACTGATCTAGAGGATGTATACCAAATGGATTTGATTGATTAATAAAACTTCGCTTacctgattctcaaaaaaaaaaaaaaaaaattaaaccctagatctcttattcaactattagagagtttactaattgagttaactagaacccacaagGATTAatttaactattgaattattatgCTCAAGTGAAAGATGCCAACTTAGGTCGCTCCCCTCTgcccattttttattatttaaaaatatatatatattttttatatatatgttattttatggGGCACATTATTTGCATAAACCTTCAACAGCCTACAGGTATCAGAAAAATTATTTCTTCCAAGGGGAAGGAAACATGTTTTAACAGCTGCGTTCGTTCTCAACTTAAGacacttcaaagttcaaagacTTGTCAAGCTCCAGCAAGCTTCCACTCTTAACCAACCATCTGCCAATATATAAGAATCTCAAACAgttctgaaaattttaattacattCTTTAATTTGATTCTCAAATGATAGCTTATATATTAACTATGATGAGTGAAATTGTATTCAGTGTTGAGTTGAATCGAAGTCCAGTTGTCACCATTGGAAAGGGAGTAAATGACCACAGGTTGAATCAGCTaagtataaataaattagtGCAAGAGCATGTTGAAAGAAGCTATTGATTAATTTAATGTCTCAAAATACATGCAGAGACGCCAATACACCACATTGTTCTTATTTATGCTGTAGTACATGCCTAAACCATAACCCACAAACCATTCCACTTCAACTTGTAggcatataaatataaacatgaTTAGAGTCGCAGAGAAAGATATACTAATTtctccttgattttttttttttttttttttttttttttttttttttttaaggagatttCTTATTCGTCATGCTCGACATGAACCCAGATAAAGCCTAAACACCAGATCCTGACATCCGCCGCTTTGTGGCATTTGAAATAGACACCTGACCAAGTCGGTCTGCCCCTGGGGATACCATCCGTTCTTGGAGTGACATATAATGCCGCAGCCATGCCCCAGTATAAACCTGAATTATCACCCAGATCAGTAATATGAGGAAACATCAAAATAACATGAAGAAATTAAATCAATTGCTGAAAAACGTGTGACCACTGAGCACTATAATGTGCATTTCAATTACCAAAACACAGAATGAAAACAAAAGtaatcttgaagaaaaaaaccataattttaGGACCTCAATCTTAATATAGGTTTACTTTATCATCCTGTGGAACACATGGGTTTCTTTTCCTATGTACTGAAGGACAATTATAATTCATTCCCTAGATTGTAGAAAGAGCGACCTGTGgtattcaaagaaatttatagTATAACTTCAGAAGTTGTAGAGCAGAGAGCAAGATACTCATCATTTtgttaaaagaatcaaaatctctctctctctctctcggcaCGAAATTTGGTATGTGTGTTAATAACATAGAGAATATGTAAATCCAATGGTGAAATTTCAAGATATTAATCCAATAGAAAATTATTGGGTGATACACCATTTGTAACTTGAACCAGACTGATATATCTATACACAAGCACGCACGTGcgcacaaacacaaacaaattaaaggggaaaataaaaagactGGGGAATTAACCTGTTGCGGTCTCATTATCTTTGTATCCGGATCATCCAGGGACTCTCTCCAGTGTGCTAAGTACCCAGCCATTCGTGGGATTGCAAATAAAACAGTGAAGAATTCCGTTGGAAATCCCATTGCCCTGATCAATGTGAATTTAGTACCTTCATACTAATTATGTTATCCGAGGGAAATTCAAGATATCATTCAAGAGCAGTGAAATCAATGATACCTGTATATTAACCCTGAGTAGAAATCAACATTTGGATATAGCTTTCTCTTAACAAAGTACTCATCAGATAAAGCAGCCTTCTCCAAAGCAACAGCAACCTACAAatggcataaaaataaaagaatgaaaactaTGAAGCCATATCATCTTACTCATGAGATACATGGGTAGTGACATGCTATCAAATGCCAAACTAtaagaaaaatcatcaaaagtGAATTGGAACTGAACGGAATCCAATCATGACTTGAATCTTTATAGTTCAtgtttaaacaaaaaacattacCCTTAAGAACTACAGAGTTTATATTCATCATATTGATAATGAATATCTTCACAAGTTATGTAGTAATGTAAGTTCACCTTTTATCTTTGGGTTCCTTGAATAGTTCCATTTGTAGGAAGTTGAAAATTTCTACCAAATTATCATACCCTCAAAAATTTCCCTTTATTTTCTATTACATGTAGGGTAACACGAAAAGGGTATATTTTGCCTGCAATTCTCATGGCCTTTTGGGATACTTTCCCCCCTTCTTTGGAAGACTTTTCAAAGCAGTATACTGAAATATACAATGGAGTGAGTTGTGTAGGAATCATGCAATATGCAAAGTTTTGCTAAAACTGGTCCCTCATTTATATGAAGATGTCTAAACCCACTCGTTTAATGATTTCATTTttctgtttccaaaaaaaaaaaaatctactttatctTTATAACTCAATTCTCCATTCAATGAAATATTTACTTTTAATTGACTCTGATATGAGCAATGTAGCAACACTCATAACTTATTAATCATCTATAATATTGGAACTGCGCTGCGGCTCGAACTAGCAATCCATGCATGAACAAATAATAGAGGACACATTCAGCCCTCCAGGAAGAAATATAACATAGAGTAGAAAAACACCTCAATCAAAGGATCCCGGCCAACAATGGAGAAGACTTCCTCAGCCAGTTTCTTTATCACCTTCGCTCTTGGGTCATAGTTTTTGTACACACGATGCCCAAAACCTGACATCTTGCGCTTCCTAGAGAAATGAAGTGATATAAGAATATTATTCAAACTTcaaaaagaaggggaaaaaagtagACAAATATATATCACATTCCATGCAAAAGAGTCATTGACACCTGTTAGTAAGAAAAATCAATGGACAGAACAACAATTACCTATTTTTTACCCCCTCAATGAACTCTGGGATGTTGTCAACAGTTCCAATCTCATTTAGCATCTTAAGCACAGCCTACAATAGACAATGTTATGAGGAAAGATTACTTAATGGTGGCACAAAATATAATTTGAGCACAAAAGGTCTGATTAAAAGACCTATAATGTAGAAATTTCACTAAACATAGCAAATTCATCCATGATGTCCATGACGAAGTTAATTACAGAGCCACATTAAAGCATGGAAAGAGACTACAAAAATGAGATCATGCTATAATGCATACCTCATTAGCTCCACCATGaagaggaccatacagtgctcCAACGGCTCCAGCAAGAGCAGTGTATACATCAACACCACTGTAGAGACAAATCCAGGTATGTGACAAAAGAGTTTAATGCCAAATTATTTTGGTCAGGTGTTAAGATGCCTACCTTGATGCTAGATGCCTGGCAGCAGCTGTGGAACAATTCATTTCATGTTCTGCATGAAGTATGAAGAGGATATCTAGCACCCTAGCTAGTCGAGGATTGGGTTTATATGTCCTATTGCCTCTGCAATTTTGTAGGAAGAAAATCTTAATTAGGTTAGAGAAGGAAAAATTccattttttcccaaaaaaataataactctattgaaaataaaagaGTCGGTTTATTCCATGCTAAAGAACAGTGTACTATATTCATATTACTTAGAAAGATGATGACATGACAATAGTGCATCAGCACTGGCATCTCAGAGGAAATAATAACATCAGAAGAAAATTTATCATTGTATCCCAAATATCATTAAGAACAAAATATGCTGGCAATACATACAATGAATCTAGCATGTATAAGAAATTCTCTGCATAAGAAAGGTTGTTGGAAGGAAGAACTGGAGGTCTTCCTGCCAACCTCAAATAAGCTGCTGCTGCGATGGTTGGTGCCTGCAAGTAAATATTGATTTTACATATAAATTAGTGGGAAGATGCCAAATAAGTGCAATGTAAGCCTATAGCAGCCGGCATACTACCAAACTTTAACTGGATGGCTATACAACTTGCAACATCTCAGTTAAGGCACAaagccaaaagaaagaaagtaaattGAATAACCAAACCTTCCCAAGAACACGTGCTATTTGTTTGTCTCGCACTTGTTTTGACTGGTAAAGATCTTGGCCCTGGATCAACAAATAATCAGAAATATCAAAAAGCATCTGGCAATAAATCACAAATTAACACATAGATGTACACAATAACACCTCAGCATATCAGAATTTCATACCTTCACTTAAACAAGGAAACTAAGAGATTGATATTTATGTAAAAGGTGGGtgccaataataactaaggctgtcattaaattaaatacacaATGAACATTGGCTAATAGTAAATGCTATTGTAACATTCTCCAAATAAGAAAGGATAATGGGAGCAATTTTTCCACAATTCCAATAATAGCCACCTTCACGTGTTAAAAATGTTTAGACAGCTGCATCTTCTAACGCTAGGTGATTATTTGTTGGTTCTCAATGAAGTAAATCAATGAATCAGGTTATttgcaaaacataaaataaaaactacatcAACCCTAACTCTAGGAAAATACATACACTTTGTTCAATTATAAAAGAATAATTGCAGGAAATAAATGTGAAAtgaagagaaagttgctttCCCATAACAATTTTGTTTACAAAAGAGTAATGTTAgagccacaaactattttacaaactgctgaagTTGCATTGTACCCGTCAGCTAAAAAAATTAGCAGGACTAAATGGTCAGACCttaagtttataaatttattttaatttttaattacacCAAATTTAAGAGTTCCAATTTCCAATTACTGTTCATCTCTGCCCTAAGTTCACTGTCGGCAAACTTGCATCTCAGCTCAGCCACTTTTGGTTTTTAAGCCAATGGGTGGATGGCCTCCAAAGGAACTAAGAGAACATCCATTAATGATTTACAAATGTTGGCCaatacccaaaacaatgaataaGTATATGAAaacgttttaaaaaaatactgacTTTTTGCCTTTGGAGGGATCGAAGGTGTCGGGAGAAGAGCTATTGGTGGAAACAAAGCTGTTGTGGGTTGGGGGAAGTGCATTTTTTAGGGTGTAGGAAGTAGAAACGGATCGCAAAGGCAGTGGCTAAAGCACCAAACACGGTGGCCGTAGAGACCGGAGCGAGCACACGAGAGTTCATGGGTTTTGGCCTTGAGAGGTTGTGTAACTTTCCCAAGAAATTTTCCTTTAGGTCGAGCTGAGCTTCTGTTTGGCCTTTTTTTTGGCTTCTACGATGCAAGCTGGCCTACAGTGAACTCAGGGAGGAGATGAACAGTCACCAGaaattgttttaagtttttggtGTAATTAAAAACTATAATGAATTTTTATACTTAAAATCTGACTATTTAGTCCAGCTCATTATTTTTAGATGACATGTACCATGCTCCTTCAGCGGTTTGTAAAAAGTTTGTAAAGTAGTTTGTGgctctagcattactctttaTAAAAAGTTTGGAGAAAATTGTCCCAACTTTCCCAACAACACATTAATCTATTAAAGTAGGATGAGACTTAAGGCAAAGTATTTCTTGCAAGGATAAAATAAGTGGTGGAGTTAAAATCCTTGACAATTACCAAATGAGCATAAACTGATAgaaagcagttttttttttttctttatcaatcAATGGAACCCTTCACCAAGTGGCTTGAAATTCATACCagaattttatttccaaaagtTAAATTAGAGATATTCCTTGAAATTTAGTGAAAAATTGGGTATGGAAAGCTTTTCACAAGATAGAAGAAATGTCAAGTAACAGTACATATATAAAACCTATGCTATTATACTTGTACCTGTAAAATATTGATAcctgataaaaataaaaaataaaaaagagaagaattttCTTCTACCTAATCAAAAGAGTACTACAAAACTCACTACATCAAGCTCAAATTATCGAACTTACTCTGAGAGCAGGATTGGCATCAGGATGAAAGATGGAGAGAGCACTCATTGCACTGACAAGTACACCCATTGGGTGAGCATCATGAGGCATCGCCTGTATTATATCCTACAAAACAAATTTACCAAAACCAGAACTTAGAATCATActcttttttctattaatttatttataatgagaaAGAAAGTAAAGCATACCAGAATTCCCTGTGGTACGGCTGAATGCTGAGAAATAGCAAATTCCCAGTCTGCTAGCTGATTTTCAGAAGGCAAATTCCCATACActgggcaaaaaaaaaaagagtttcagATACAGAAATTGAATTAAGAAAGTAGACATAAGAGTGCAAGTAAACACACAGAGATGAACATTGTATAATTAAAGATACAAAcagtataaatataatttttgaggAATCAAAACAATTctatactaaataaaaaaaatttatagaaattcTCAGGTTTAATTAATCACTATAACATAATTTCATTTTAGCATGTCCAGCATATTACATTCATATCAATATAATGGCGTATTTTCCTTCAGAAAATAAAAGTGCATAATACTTGTTCATACTTATAGTGGCAATACAGTGtgcgtgtgagagagagagagagagagagagaagaataagACAATCCTTTAACAAGATTTATGTATGTACTTCTAAAATcccaattcatttattttatcaaGCCTCATTTTCTCCACtaattattcttttctttagTGGTAATTACACATGCACCAAGTGGGTCTTGAGCCCATGGCCTCATCCCCCGCCTGCACTTGTGAGATGAGCAAGTGCTATTTGAGTAGGGCTCATTGACTAATTGGCTTATTATCAAAAAGTTATCAACAAATTATTCTAGTAAATTAGAACATATTATAACATAAATGATTGTTAGTCATTAGAAACAAGTACAATATAGGAATCTCCACAGAGAACTTACTTAAGAGGTAGGCCACTTCCACAAAGGTGCTATTTTCAGCCAACTCCTCAATTGGGTAGCCCCTATACCTAAGGATACCCTCATCACCATCAATATAACAAATCGATGACCGAACAGGAGCTGTATTCAGATAGCCTGGGTCATAAACTTTGAGCCCCTTGTCATTTTTCCCAGTTGTAATCTGTATATCCACAAGACCAATTGCAAAATTTAAAGTTCATCGAAAACAATAAAATCAGTACACCTGAAGTTAATTCATCAATATAGAAAAGTACAATGCCAATAATCacatcaaacaaacatatattGATGCCATGTCCAGCAGccaaacattaaaaattatCGGTAATGAATTGTAACTTAATATCAAATCCTTTAATCAATAAATCTCATTTATATCTAtgattttctcaacaaaaacacgtcaaaattaaaattcaatcacTCCCAAATCAAAACAAGTCCAAATGAAACCCAAAAAGCCAATCGGATCagaactttaaaataaataaataaaaactagatCACATAACCAATAATTCAAAACCCAATTCCAAAATCCTATCTTTTTTCTCTGTTCTGAAAAAATTTCCCCAACAACCACAACCCAGATCATAAACAACTATCACAAACCAAAACAGaacaaaattcaagaaaagcaAATCAAACCCAGTTGAGCTtttcaaaagacaaaaaacaatTCACGTAAGAACATAAGACATACCTGCTTAAGATCAGTAGCTTTGACAGTGCCATCCTCAGAGACCGGTACCTGGTACTTCTTGCCGGTCCTTCCATCAACGACGGTCAAGGAGCCTACAAGGTTTCCGGGGGGTGAGACCTGAGCTGAGAGGCAGTTTGGCTCGAGAGATGGCGCCACCTCAATGAGCTCATTGGAGGAGGTGGCGGTGGTTAAGTGCGCAGTCAGCACCGCCAACCGCCCTCGCGCCACCGCCGACGATATCTCTGACACGCCTgacattttttttgtctttctgtTATCAAagtcaagaagaagaagaagagcaatgAAAACTTTAATATGGCAGtagtatttatatttaaatatttactagtgctatttttgttttttgttttttggtttttgattcaCAAACAgggaaagagattttttttattattattattataaaaaacagGGGTTTTCTTTTTGTATAATGGAGTATTGGGGTGAGAAAAATGTGAGCCGCGTGGGAGTTTTGTAAgaaaggtttttctttttattattaattaattatactACAGCTTTGTAATCAATCAACATTATAGATAATTAGTAATACTAATTAGTGAGAAGGTGGTGCTCTTACTGTTCACAACATAGTATCTCTCTAAATATTAGGATCAAGTTCCTTTTTTTAGGTTctctacaaataaaattaaaaaaagtccCATTTTTTAGGGACTTCCactaggggtgtgcagaaaacccaccgatccaccaaacccaacccatcgggttgggtcggtttttaaggcttggtgggttgggttgggttacaaaaaatttttttatggcgggtcgggttgggtttgggtcataaaattacaaac
This genomic window contains:
- the LOC126696234 gene encoding citrate synthase, glyoxysomal, which translates into the protein MSGVSEISSAVARGRLAVLTAHLTTATSSNELIEVAPSLEPNCLSAQVSPPGNLVGSLTVVDGRTGKKYQVPVSEDGTVKATDLKQITTGKNDKGLKVYDPGYLNTAPVRSSICYIDGDEGILRYRGYPIEELAENSTFVEVAYLLMYGNLPSENQLADWEFAISQHSAVPQGILDIIQAMPHDAHPMGVLVSAMSALSIFHPDANPALRGQDLYQSKQVRDKQIARVLGKAPTIAAAAYLRLAGRPPVLPSNNLSYAENFLYMLDSLGNRTYKPNPRLARVLDILFILHAEHEMNCSTAAARHLASSGVDVYTALAGAVGALYGPLHGGANEAVLKMLNEIGTVDNIPEFIEGVKNRKRKMSGFGHRVYKNYDPRAKVIKKLAEEVFSIVGRDPLIEVAVALEKAALSDEYFVKRKLYPNVDFYSGLIYRAMGFPTEFFTVLFAIPRMAGYLAHWRESLDDPDTKIMRPQQVYTGAWLRHYMSLQERMVSPGADRLGQVSISNATKRRMSGSGV